The DNA region TCACATTTTCTTCAATGTAGTTCAAACAACCATCATTAGGAACAAATGCAGCAATCTTCTTTCCATTTTTGATCAATTGAACCCTAGCACATTTACGAATAGCAGAGTTGGGCTGCTTAGCCTCAATACCTCTACAATTTCAAAATTAACTGGTTAGATACAAGGGCTTTTGAAACAGAATGGATAATGGATAAGTTATCAAACTCGAGTAAAAGAGAACTACTTACATCTTCTCAAGCACAATGCCTTTCGCATGGGATGAGCCAGCAAATGGCTTCTTCCATTCATTTCCAAGATGGGACTTCTTATAGGACTTGTCAGCCCACCTTTGTCTTCTACGGTGGGACTTCAGCTTGCGTCCAGCTCCCATACCACGTGTCTTCCTGAAAATTTTACCCTATTAGGAGACAACTCGCGTAATGAACAGAAGCATATGCTTTCTCACTTTCACTAGTATATTCTTAAGTACATCAGAGCACCTCAACTATTACTCATTGTTGGGGGAATGACATCGTAATAGAGAATAGACATTTCAATGCAAAACCAACATATCAATCTACAAGAAACAATGATCTTCCAATTGCTAATTGCCTTGGTATCATAGAATTTGTCTCTAAAATCCAGGAAGAAGCACATCACATTACTTATTCCTAATTTTGCAGAACTCCTGAACACATCAAGCAATCTCATTACAAAGCGCTTTAAGCAACAAAGAAAATAAGATTCCTTCatcaaaaaaacaaagaaaataagatTCTTTTTTGATAATTGTAGTGTCCAAGCCAGCTTATGCGGATCTCGACTAATTCCACGAGAAACCTACTGTCTCACACCAGCAACAGGTGGTAACTCCATAAAAAAAAATCTGTTAACTTCAAAAGGCACCATCAACTCGTGCAACAAATCAACTGTTCCTATAACCTCCATGTCCAGCGTTTCAAATTACAACATTCTAACAATCAGGCACTTCAAATTTCTCATATGTTCAGCAACTCGATCAACAATTGTTACATATTGGGCATGGAAAAGCTATAAAATCTGCATTACATAGTTTattcatataatatatatatccgGTGTATTAGAAATATTCATTTTTAAGCAGACAATAATAGAACCCAGATTCCAGGATAGGCAAAAGGGGAGAGAACTATTAGGAATCGATTAAAAGAGGACCAAAACACTAGACTTGAAATACAGATATAAAGTTTTCACATGGAAATAGTGCAATTTAAAGATGACTGTAACATATAGAAAATGATTAAAGGAgaaaaacaacaaatcatacccCATGTTTGCTGACTGAAAAGAAGCTCAAACTTCAGACTAGGGCTTGAGTGGTTGCAGATGAGAAGAGAAGAGGCAGCCGCTCGTAAAACCCTAACCTTTATTGAAGTTGTGTTTTTGAATTATTGAATGAATTGGAGCTCTTGGATTGGGCTTCTGGATATTGGGCTGAAGAGCTTTGGGCTTATATAATGGATTTTTACGCATGTGTACTACATTAGAAACtataatagcatgtttggccaagatAGAGAAATCAATATATTTTaagaagtgcttttgaaaaaaatatttttggacagAAACAGTCTGTGCTTGGCTAATCACTCTGAAAActacttttgaacaataattt from Nicotiana tabacum cultivar K326 chromosome 24, ASM71507v2, whole genome shotgun sequence includes:
- the LOC107775858 gene encoding small ribosomal subunit protein uS12 — encoded protein: MGKTRGMGAGRKLKSHRRRQRWADKSYKKSHLGNEWKKPFAGSSHAKGIVLEKIGIEAKQPNSAIRKCARVQLIKNGKKIAAFVPNDGCLNYIEENDEVLIAGFGRKGHAVGDIPGVRFKVVKVSGVSLLALFKEKKEKPRS